In the Arthrobacter zhaoxinii genome, one interval contains:
- the thrB gene encoding homoserine kinase, translating into MQVAGGPRTAPRTLAPGQDVTVSVPATSANLGPGFDSLGLAVTLYDTVRVRTSENEGIFVEVAGEGAGSVPLDSSHLVVRTLLGTLNNAGYGIQGLHLSAENAIPHGRGLGSSASAIVSGVLAANSLLPAEARLDAAGLLHSCSALEGHPDNVAPALAGDLAISWETDGVFRSVRAAVHPSVVPVVAIPDVELSTESARGLLPATVAHRTAAANAGRAALLIHALTADPSLLLEGTRDALHQDFRAPAMLPSARLLQSLRSDGFAAVISGAGPTVLCLADGEDAARDAEEAMTEQLQAAGSAENWRVLRLGVERDGARVEGHQR; encoded by the coding sequence ATGCAGGTGGCCGGCGGCCCGCGCACCGCTCCCCGGACCCTGGCACCGGGCCAGGACGTGACTGTGTCCGTGCCCGCAACAAGTGCCAACCTCGGCCCGGGCTTCGACTCCCTCGGCCTCGCCGTCACGCTGTATGACACGGTGCGGGTGCGTACCTCCGAGAACGAGGGCATCTTCGTCGAGGTGGCGGGGGAGGGTGCGGGAAGCGTTCCGCTGGATTCCTCGCACCTGGTGGTCCGGACTCTGCTCGGGACCCTGAACAACGCGGGGTACGGCATCCAGGGCCTGCACCTGAGCGCTGAGAACGCCATTCCGCACGGCCGCGGTCTGGGTTCCTCGGCCTCTGCCATTGTCTCGGGCGTGCTGGCGGCAAATTCCCTGCTGCCGGCCGAAGCACGGCTCGATGCCGCCGGTCTGCTGCACAGCTGCTCGGCCCTTGAAGGACACCCGGACAACGTGGCACCCGCCCTTGCCGGCGACCTTGCCATTTCCTGGGAGACCGACGGCGTGTTCCGGTCGGTACGGGCTGCCGTGCACCCAAGCGTGGTCCCCGTCGTCGCGATACCCGACGTCGAGCTGTCCACCGAGAGTGCCCGCGGCCTGCTGCCCGCCACGGTGGCGCACCGGACCGCCGCAGCCAATGCGGGACGTGCCGCGCTGCTGATCCATGCTTTGACCGCGGATCCGTCCCTGCTGCTTGAGGGAACCCGGGATGCGCTGCATCAGGATTTCCGTGCCCCCGCGATGCTGCCCAGTGCACGGCTGCTGCAGTCGCTGCGGTCGGACGGCTTCGCTGCCGTGATTTCCGGTGCCGGTCCCACCGTGCTGTGCCTTGCCGACGGCGAGGATGCCGCACGGGACGCGGAAGAGGCCATGACCGAACAGCTGCAGGCGGCGGGATCGGCTGAAAACTGGCGCGTTCTGCGGCTTGGCGTGGAGCGAGATGGTGCTAGAGTGGAAGGGCACCAGCGGTAA
- the thrC gene encoding threonine synthase, translating to MAHQWRGVIREYADRLPVTDSTEVITLGEGGTPLVRAKALSELTGSEVYLKVEGMNPTGSFKDRGMTMAMTAAVESGAKAVVCASTGNTSASAAAYATQAGITCAVLVPDGKISMGKLSQAIAHGAQLLQVRGNFDNCLEVARKLAEAYPVFLVNSVNPARIEGQKTASFEVVDYLGDAPDYHVLPVGNAGNITAYWKGYSEYAKPWTNVAGEELAPVATKTPHMWGFQAEGASPLVKGHPVTDPDTIATAIRIGNPASWDQAIAARDESGGLIEAVTDTEILDAHRWLSAREGVFVEPASAAGVAGLLKKHAAGEVPAGKTIVITVTGHGLKDPQWALRTADGSDVEPTKVDFDVVSVAAALGLEAAPSAGSGK from the coding sequence GTGGCTCACCAATGGCGCGGCGTTATCCGCGAATACGCCGACCGTCTTCCGGTCACCGACAGCACCGAGGTCATTACCCTTGGTGAGGGCGGCACGCCGCTGGTCCGGGCCAAGGCGCTGTCCGAGCTGACCGGCTCCGAGGTTTACCTCAAGGTCGAAGGCATGAACCCCACCGGCTCCTTCAAGGACCGCGGGATGACCATGGCCATGACCGCCGCCGTCGAATCCGGTGCCAAGGCAGTGGTCTGCGCGTCCACCGGCAACACCAGCGCCTCGGCCGCCGCCTACGCCACGCAGGCGGGCATCACCTGTGCGGTGCTCGTGCCGGACGGCAAGATCTCCATGGGCAAGCTCAGCCAGGCCATCGCCCACGGGGCGCAGCTGCTCCAGGTGCGCGGCAACTTCGACAACTGCCTGGAAGTGGCCCGCAAGCTTGCCGAAGCGTACCCGGTGTTCCTCGTGAACTCGGTGAACCCCGCACGCATCGAAGGCCAGAAGACGGCGTCCTTCGAAGTGGTGGATTACCTCGGCGACGCCCCCGACTACCATGTGCTGCCCGTCGGCAACGCCGGAAACATCACCGCGTACTGGAAGGGCTACTCCGAATACGCGAAGCCCTGGACCAACGTGGCCGGCGAGGAACTGGCCCCCGTAGCCACCAAGACCCCGCACATGTGGGGCTTCCAGGCAGAAGGCGCCTCGCCGCTGGTGAAGGGACACCCGGTCACCGATCCGGACACCATTGCCACGGCCATCCGCATCGGCAACCCTGCCTCCTGGGATCAGGCCATTGCCGCCCGCGATGAATCCGGCGGCCTGATCGAAGCCGTCACGGACACGGAAATCCTCGACGCACACCGCTGGCTCTCCGCCCGCGAAGGCGTCTTTGTGGAACCGGCCTCCGCCGCCGGTGTGGCCGGGCTGCTCAAGAAGCATGCCGCCGGGGAAGTTCCGGCCGGCAAGACCATCGTCATCACCGTCACCGGCCACGGCCTCAAGGACCCGCAGTGGGCACTGCGCACCGCCGACGGCTCCGACGTCGAACCCACCAAGGTGGACTTCGACGTTGTCAGCGTCGCGGCAGCGCTGGGCCTGGAAGCGGCACCGTCCGCCGGATCCGGCAAGTAG
- a CDS encoding homoserine dehydrogenase, which translates to MKTLKVALLGCGNVGSQVARILVDDAADLTARLGARLELSGIAVRNVDAPRDVDLPAELFTTDAEALVADADIVIELMGGLEPARTLILHALGSGAAVVTGNKALLAADGAALYEKADAAGVQLSYEAAVAGAIPILRPIRDSLAGDRITKVMGIVNGTTNYILDAMDSTGAQFADALAEAQRLGYAEADPTADVEGHDAAAKGAILASLAFHTGFDLSAVSCEGISSVTAEDIKAAQEAGFVIKLLAIAEKSPDTDGSEGVSVRVHPTLLPRRHPLAAVHGAFNAVFVEAENAGELMFYGQGAGGAPTASAVMGDVVTAARRLVLGGPVPAGRPSGSLPALPLEKVTTSYSIGLDVADQPGVLAAVARVFAEHGVSIETMRQTIHGEGSSAELRFVTHRAPEAALAATVEAIKGLDVIKNVKSVMRVEGV; encoded by the coding sequence ATGAAGACCCTGAAAGTAGCCCTGCTGGGGTGCGGAAACGTGGGTTCGCAGGTAGCCCGGATCCTCGTTGACGACGCCGCGGACCTCACCGCCCGCCTCGGGGCGCGGCTGGAGCTGTCCGGCATCGCGGTGCGCAACGTTGATGCTCCCCGCGACGTGGACCTGCCGGCGGAACTGTTCACCACGGATGCCGAGGCCCTCGTGGCGGACGCGGACATCGTGATTGAGCTGATGGGCGGCCTGGAGCCGGCCCGCACCCTGATCCTGCACGCCCTGGGCTCGGGAGCCGCCGTCGTCACCGGCAACAAGGCCCTGCTCGCCGCGGACGGTGCTGCCCTGTACGAAAAGGCCGACGCCGCGGGCGTCCAGCTCTCCTATGAAGCGGCCGTGGCCGGGGCGATCCCGATCCTGCGCCCCATCCGGGACAGCCTCGCCGGAGACCGGATCACCAAGGTCATGGGCATCGTCAACGGCACCACCAACTACATCCTCGACGCCATGGACTCCACCGGCGCCCAGTTCGCCGACGCCCTCGCCGAGGCCCAGCGCCTCGGCTACGCCGAAGCGGATCCCACCGCCGACGTCGAAGGGCACGACGCCGCGGCCAAGGGCGCCATCCTCGCTTCCCTGGCGTTCCACACCGGCTTCGACCTCTCGGCCGTGTCCTGCGAAGGCATCAGCTCCGTCACCGCCGAGGACATCAAAGCCGCCCAGGAGGCGGGCTTCGTCATCAAGCTGCTGGCCATTGCCGAAAAGTCCCCGGACACCGACGGAAGCGAAGGCGTCAGCGTCCGCGTGCATCCCACCCTGCTGCCGCGCCGGCATCCGCTGGCAGCCGTGCACGGGGCCTTCAACGCCGTGTTCGTCGAGGCCGAAAATGCCGGCGAACTGATGTTCTACGGCCAGGGCGCAGGCGGGGCCCCCACGGCCTCGGCCGTTATGGGCGACGTTGTGACCGCAGCCCGGCGGCTTGTGCTCGGCGGACCCGTTCCCGCCGGCCGGCCCAGCGGCTCCCTGCCCGCGCTGCCGCTGGAGAAGGTCACCACCAGCTACTCGATCGGCCTGGATGTTGCGGACCAGCCCGGTGTCCTGGCCGCCGTCGCCCGCGTGTTCGCCGAACACGGCGTGTCCATCGAAACCATGCGCCAGACCATCCACGGTGAAGGCAGCAGTGCCGAACTGCGCTTCGTTACGCACCGTGCCCCCGAAGCCGCCCTCGCGGCAACCGTCGAGGCCATCAAGGGCCTGGACGTCATCAAGAATGTCAAATCCGTTATGCGGGTAGAAGGAGTCTGA
- the lysA gene encoding diaminopimelate decarboxylase, translating into MTASPLAPQWLSHPEDTNALRPQLWAQDVARGAGGELEISGIPVSRIAEEFGTPVFVMSETDFRARARDFKDSFDAAFAGLCGGADVYYAGKSFLCTEVARWVSSEGLRLDTCSGGELAVARRAGLHGSQLGLHGNNKSRAELTRALDMELGRIVVDSLGELEMLGDLAASRGERANVMLRLTPGVHASTHEFIATAHEDQKFGLSMVADPDLDGMSPAMAAVETALKHDGVNLVGVHCHIGSQIFESAGFELAARRLLGFLAEVKQGCGVELAELDLGGGYGIAYTEADAPRPAAEIANAMAAVVGSTCSELGLAVPRISIEPGRAIAGPSTFTLYRAGTTKTVRVDTPDGGTSPRRYVSVDGGMSDNARPVLYGADYSAVLASRTSENDAVISRVVGKHCESGDIVVRDAYLPGDVTASDLLAVPGTGAYCWVLSSNYNYLTRPPVVAVRDGAARLIVRGETEDDLLARDVS; encoded by the coding sequence ATGACTGCTTCACCCCTGGCTCCGCAGTGGCTGAGCCACCCCGAGGACACCAACGCCCTGCGCCCGCAGCTGTGGGCGCAGGATGTGGCGCGCGGCGCCGGCGGAGAGCTGGAAATCTCCGGCATCCCCGTGTCCCGGATCGCCGAGGAATTCGGCACCCCCGTGTTCGTGATGTCCGAAACCGACTTCCGGGCCCGTGCCCGCGACTTCAAGGACTCCTTTGACGCCGCATTCGCCGGGCTGTGCGGCGGAGCGGACGTCTACTACGCCGGAAAGTCCTTCCTCTGCACCGAAGTGGCACGCTGGGTGTCCTCCGAGGGGCTGCGCCTGGATACCTGCTCCGGTGGGGAACTGGCGGTGGCCCGCCGCGCCGGACTGCACGGAAGCCAGCTCGGCCTGCACGGCAACAACAAGTCCCGAGCCGAACTGACCCGTGCCCTCGACATGGAGCTGGGCCGGATTGTGGTGGACAGCCTCGGTGAGCTGGAAATGCTGGGGGACCTGGCTGCCTCCCGCGGTGAGCGGGCCAACGTGATGCTACGGCTGACCCCTGGCGTGCACGCCTCCACCCACGAGTTCATTGCCACCGCCCATGAGGACCAGAAGTTCGGCCTCTCCATGGTTGCTGACCCGGACCTGGACGGCATGTCCCCGGCCATGGCTGCAGTGGAGACGGCACTCAAGCACGACGGCGTGAACCTGGTGGGCGTGCACTGCCACATCGGTTCGCAGATCTTCGAATCGGCCGGCTTTGAGCTCGCCGCCCGGCGGCTGCTCGGCTTCCTGGCCGAGGTGAAGCAGGGGTGCGGCGTGGAACTGGCCGAACTGGACCTCGGCGGCGGCTACGGCATTGCCTACACCGAGGCCGACGCGCCGCGCCCGGCCGCCGAGATCGCGAACGCAATGGCCGCCGTCGTCGGCAGCACCTGCAGCGAACTGGGCCTGGCCGTGCCGCGGATCTCCATTGAACCGGGACGGGCCATCGCGGGCCCGAGCACCTTCACCCTCTACCGCGCCGGCACCACCAAGACCGTGCGGGTGGATACGCCCGACGGCGGCACCTCCCCGCGGCGGTATGTCAGCGTGGACGGCGGAATGAGTGACAACGCCCGCCCCGTGCTGTACGGCGCGGATTACTCCGCGGTGCTGGCCTCGCGGACGTCCGAAAATGACGCGGTTATTTCGCGGGTGGTTGGCAAACACTGCGAAAGCGGCGACATAGTGGTCCGTGACGCCTACCTGCCCGGTGACGTCACTGCTTCGGACCTGCTGGCCGTTCCGGGAACCGGTGCGTACTGCTGGGTCCTGTCCAGCAACTACAACTACCTGACCCGCCCGCCCGTAGTGGCCGTGCGGGACGGCGCCGCGCGGCTGATTGTGCGCGGCGAGACCGAAGACGACCTGTTGGCACGCGACGTTTCCTAA
- the argS gene encoding arginine--tRNA ligase, producing MTPEELSSAVTACLQDAIDAGDFSIELPGEVRVERPKNRDHGDWATNIALQLSKQAGMNPRQFAEILKGRLEKIAGVAKVDIAGPGFLNITLDAGAAGELVKTIVDAGPAYGTSEILKGTRINLEFVSANPTGPIHLGGTRWAAVGDALARVFQSQGAEVTREYYFNDHGAQIDRFARSLLASAKGDPAPEDGYAGEYIVDIANRVLAAEPNITELPDAEAQERFRAVGVDFMFGDIKESLHNFGVDFDVFFHEDSLHENGQVAKLLEQLKGSENLYEKDGAWWLNSTAFGDDKDRVVIKSDGNAAYIAGDIAYIHNKRERGFDLNVYMLGADHHGYVARLKAAAAALGHDPECVEVLIGQMVNLVKDGKPVRMSKRAGTVVTLEDLVDAVGVDAARYTLARFSADSNIDVDLDLLTKRSNENPVFYVQYAHARTYALARNAEAAGVDDSAFDASLLIHPTESALLAALGQYPGVVAQASAFREPHRVARHLEVIAGTYHRWYDACRIAPQGDEEITDTNRTRLWLNLAARQVLANGLGLLGVSAPERM from the coding sequence GTGACTCCTGAAGAACTTTCCTCCGCCGTAACTGCCTGCCTCCAAGACGCCATCGATGCCGGTGACTTCAGCATCGAGCTGCCCGGGGAGGTGCGCGTGGAGCGTCCGAAGAACCGGGACCACGGTGACTGGGCCACCAACATCGCCCTGCAGCTGTCCAAGCAGGCCGGCATGAACCCCCGCCAGTTCGCAGAGATCCTCAAGGGCCGGCTGGAAAAGATCGCCGGTGTGGCCAAGGTCGACATTGCCGGTCCGGGCTTCCTGAACATCACCCTCGACGCCGGTGCAGCCGGTGAACTGGTCAAGACGATTGTCGACGCCGGCCCCGCCTACGGCACGTCGGAAATCCTCAAGGGCACCCGGATCAACCTGGAGTTCGTCTCCGCCAACCCCACCGGCCCCATCCACCTGGGCGGCACCCGCTGGGCCGCCGTCGGCGATGCCCTGGCACGGGTGTTCCAGTCCCAGGGCGCAGAGGTCACCCGCGAGTACTACTTCAATGACCACGGCGCGCAGATTGACCGCTTTGCCCGCTCGCTGCTGGCCTCGGCCAAGGGCGATCCCGCCCCGGAAGACGGCTACGCCGGCGAGTACATCGTCGACATCGCCAACCGCGTGCTGGCCGCCGAGCCGAACATCACCGAACTGCCCGACGCCGAGGCCCAGGAACGTTTCCGCGCCGTCGGCGTGGACTTCATGTTCGGCGACATCAAGGAATCCCTGCACAACTTCGGCGTGGACTTCGATGTCTTCTTCCACGAGGATTCGCTGCACGAGAACGGCCAGGTGGCCAAGCTCCTCGAGCAGCTCAAGGGCTCGGAGAACCTGTACGAAAAGGACGGCGCCTGGTGGCTGAACTCCACCGCCTTCGGCGACGACAAGGACCGCGTGGTCATCAAGTCGGACGGCAACGCCGCCTACATTGCCGGTGACATTGCCTACATCCACAACAAGCGCGAGCGCGGCTTCGACCTGAACGTCTACATGCTGGGTGCTGACCACCACGGCTACGTGGCCCGTCTGAAGGCCGCCGCAGCAGCACTGGGCCACGACCCGGAATGCGTGGAGGTACTGATCGGCCAGATGGTGAACCTGGTCAAGGACGGCAAGCCCGTACGCATGTCCAAGCGCGCCGGCACCGTGGTCACCCTCGAAGACCTGGTGGACGCCGTAGGAGTGGACGCCGCCCGCTACACGCTGGCCCGCTTCTCCGCCGATTCCAACATCGACGTTGACCTTGACCTGCTGACCAAGCGCAGCAACGAGAACCCCGTGTTCTACGTCCAGTACGCCCACGCCCGCACCTACGCCCTGGCCCGCAACGCCGAGGCCGCCGGCGTCGACGATTCCGCCTTCGACGCGTCGCTGCTGATCCACCCCACCGAAAGCGCGCTGCTGGCCGCACTGGGCCAGTACCCCGGCGTCGTCGCGCAGGCCAGCGCCTTCCGCGAACCGCACCGCGTGGCCCGCCACCTCGAGGTCATCGCCGGCACCTACCACCGCTGGTACGACGCCTGCCGCATCGCACCCCAGGGCGACGAGGAAATCACCGACACCAACCGCACCCGCCTGTGGCTGAACCTGGCCGCACGCCAGGTCCTGGCCAACGGCCTGGGCCTGCTGGGAGTCTCCGCACCCGAACGGATGTAA
- a CDS encoding FMN-binding protein, which yields MNRASKSLLCAAAGLSLLSAAGCAPGEDTADTDPAPAESPASSSASSPAESSAASSPDAAAGSGNYADGEYSGNGSYIPPSGTSEDVDVTLQLENGVVTELDVETSQKNPTSKQYQREFTSGVKEQVVGKSLDELDVDKVAGSSLTSQGFNRALDAIRSEATS from the coding sequence GTGAACCGAGCGAGCAAGTCCCTGCTGTGTGCCGCTGCCGGCCTGTCCCTGCTCTCGGCGGCCGGCTGCGCTCCGGGCGAGGACACCGCCGACACAGATCCGGCTCCGGCTGAGTCTCCCGCTTCGTCGTCCGCTTCGTCGCCCGCTGAGTCATCCGCCGCTTCCTCCCCGGATGCTGCAGCCGGCTCCGGCAACTACGCCGACGGCGAGTACTCCGGCAACGGAAGCTACATCCCGCCGTCGGGCACCTCGGAGGATGTCGATGTCACGCTGCAGCTGGAAAACGGCGTAGTGACGGAACTGGACGTCGAGACCTCACAGAAGAACCCGACCTCCAAGCAGTACCAGCGTGAGTTCACCTCCGGCGTCAAGGAGCAGGTGGTCGGTAAGAGCCTGGACGAACTCGATGTGGACAAGGTGGCCGGCTCCTCGCTGACCAGCCAGGGCTTCAACCGCGCCCTGGACGCCATCCGTTCCGAAGCTACGTCCTAG
- a CDS encoding FAD:protein FMN transferase has translation MHTLGFEAIGTQWSLSTAVPLAPDTQAAVADLVDSYDRTYSRFRSDSTVARMAEAAGSWKLPASAAPLLTLFDTLQRLTGGAVNPLVGRSLEVLGYDAAYSFQPSGPPAPAAAWAETVSWTADARGTMLTTAAPVTFDIGAAGKGQLVDLVSALLADAGHREYVVDAGSDLRHAGAAPLRVALEHPYDTTRAIGVVSLSDRALCASAVNRRHWGDGLHHVLDARTGSPVDTVAATWVLAADAMTADGLATALFFTEPRELVREFAFDYVRMFTDGRADYSPAMAGVLFP, from the coding sequence GTGCACACCCTGGGGTTTGAGGCGATCGGCACGCAGTGGTCCCTGTCCACCGCTGTGCCGCTGGCTCCGGACACCCAGGCTGCCGTGGCGGATCTGGTCGACAGCTATGACCGGACCTATTCGCGCTTCCGGTCCGATTCCACCGTGGCGCGGATGGCCGAAGCAGCAGGAAGCTGGAAGCTCCCCGCCTCGGCCGCACCCCTGCTGACGCTCTTCGATACCCTGCAGCGGCTGACGGGCGGAGCAGTGAACCCGCTGGTGGGGCGCTCGCTGGAGGTGTTGGGGTACGACGCCGCGTACAGCTTCCAGCCATCGGGTCCGCCTGCCCCCGCTGCCGCCTGGGCGGAAACCGTGTCCTGGACCGCCGACGCCCGCGGCACCATGCTGACCACCGCGGCTCCGGTCACGTTCGATATCGGGGCCGCCGGGAAGGGGCAGCTCGTGGACCTCGTCAGCGCGCTTCTGGCTGATGCCGGCCACCGGGAGTATGTGGTGGATGCCGGTTCGGACCTGCGTCATGCCGGTGCTGCTCCCCTGCGTGTTGCCCTGGAGCATCCCTATGACACCACCCGGGCCATCGGGGTGGTGTCCCTTTCGGACCGGGCACTATGCGCCTCGGCCGTCAACCGGAGGCACTGGGGCGACGGCCTGCACCATGTGCTCGATGCCCGCACCGGGTCTCCGGTGGACACCGTGGCAGCCACGTGGGTTCTGGCAGCCGACGCCATGACTGCCGACGGCCTCGCCACGGCCCTGTTCTTTACCGAGCCGCGCGAACTGGTCCGCGAGTTCGCTTTCGACTACGTCCGGATGTTCACTGACGGCCGGGCCGACTATTCCCCTGCGATGGCTGGAGTCCTATTCCCATGA
- a CDS encoding FAD-dependent oxidoreductase, with product MSVSAPAAPRTLNTFLGRWTMYRFTVWVLLALAAWSFVLSFAGVLFYTPAELGATAATAVASTLITSRVAGLLLRTRPQTDSSLITGLLLYFLFWPSTEGAQLGAVALAGAVATASKYLLAFRRRHIFNPAAVGAFVVALTGLGGAVWWVATPGMLIAVLPAAVLVLYRNRLLPMAGIFVLTAAAVTMARFLAAGESLPGALTTIAVSYPLVFLAGFMLTEPLTLPPLRVQRLLEAAVVGVLFSVPLSLGPVMMSPELALLAGNLLAFAMGQRGAVRLRLLETRELTPTARELVFEPSRPVRFRAGQYVELAVPHFEPDSRGSRRIFSITTPPAEPGTVAVGLRVADSGSSFKTALLRMRPGAEVGATTVAGDFLLPRDAHTPVLMIASGIGITPFISQLRQIRGEDRDIVLVYAASSVDELAYAGELRELNVRVLVCTPSDPGISGWTWLGPVLPDAAVLSREIPDISGRAVYVSGSPRAVAAARKAVRGAGGRRIRTDPFLGY from the coding sequence ATGAGCGTTTCTGCCCCTGCCGCACCGCGGACCCTGAACACTTTCCTGGGGCGCTGGACCATGTACCGCTTCACGGTCTGGGTCCTGCTGGCATTAGCTGCGTGGTCCTTTGTCCTTTCCTTCGCCGGAGTTCTGTTCTACACACCGGCAGAGCTGGGCGCGACGGCGGCGACGGCGGTGGCGTCCACGCTGATCACCAGCCGGGTGGCGGGCCTGCTGCTGCGCACCCGTCCGCAGACCGATTCCTCGTTGATCACCGGCCTGCTGCTGTATTTCCTGTTCTGGCCCAGTACCGAAGGTGCGCAGCTGGGAGCGGTGGCACTGGCGGGCGCCGTTGCGACGGCGTCGAAGTATCTGCTGGCCTTCCGCCGCCGGCACATTTTTAATCCGGCGGCAGTGGGGGCTTTCGTGGTTGCCCTGACCGGTCTGGGCGGTGCTGTCTGGTGGGTTGCGACTCCCGGCATGCTGATCGCCGTTCTTCCTGCTGCCGTTCTGGTGCTGTACCGGAACCGGCTGCTGCCGATGGCAGGGATCTTTGTTCTTACTGCAGCGGCCGTGACCATGGCCCGATTCCTTGCTGCCGGAGAGTCCCTTCCCGGCGCACTGACGACCATTGCCGTGTCCTACCCTCTGGTGTTCCTGGCCGGTTTCATGCTCACGGAGCCTCTGACCCTGCCTCCGCTTCGCGTTCAGCGCCTGTTGGAGGCCGCCGTCGTCGGTGTGCTTTTCTCCGTGCCGTTGTCTCTGGGCCCCGTGATGATGTCTCCGGAACTGGCCCTGCTGGCGGGGAACCTGCTGGCCTTTGCGATGGGCCAGCGCGGAGCTGTCCGGCTGCGGCTGCTCGAGACCCGCGAGCTGACTCCGACTGCCCGGGAACTGGTGTTCGAGCCGTCCCGTCCTGTCCGTTTCCGTGCCGGCCAGTACGTCGAGCTTGCCGTGCCGCACTTCGAGCCGGACTCGCGGGGATCCCGGCGTATTTTCAGCATCACCACGCCTCCCGCCGAACCCGGCACGGTAGCGGTGGGGCTGCGCGTGGCTGATTCAGGGAGCAGCTTCAAGACTGCCCTGCTGCGGATGCGGCCCGGGGCCGAGGTTGGCGCCACTACTGTCGCCGGAGATTTCCTTCTGCCCCGGGACGCGCACACTCCGGTGCTGATGATTGCGTCGGGTATCGGCATCACCCCGTTCATCAGCCAGTTGCGCCAGATACGCGGCGAGGACCGGGACATAGTGCTGGTGTATGCGGCCTCCTCCGTAGACGAGCTCGCTTATGCCGGGGAACTGCGGGAACTGAACGTTCGGGTACTGGTCTGTACGCCCTCCGATCCCGGCATCTCCGGATGGACCTGGCTGGGTCCGGTGCTGCCTGACGCGGCGGTCCTGAGCCGGGAGATTCCCGACATCAGCGGCCGGGCTGTGTATGTTTCCGGCTCACCCCGTGCCGTGGCTGCGGCACGGAAGGCTGTCCGCGGTGCCGGCGGGCGGCGGATCCGGACGGACCCGTTCCTGGGGTACTAG